One region of Bacillus zhangzhouensis genomic DNA includes:
- the essB gene encoding type VII secretion protein EssB, with the protein MADKKSSYLEEQLEAVMKKEGGTYTFIFQKETIKLLDGLEAAPIKDINPSFQKEIQLTEDEVIISIKPPPAYQEFRFIHAKDEKSKWIFSYQLVDAVCKHDVKRLHLIVSPENIVFHQGLTPAFLHYGVKESIPPYETDKHRLLKEVKAVVLRVIDHEYQFQEYVAYNETLKLSELAKEISETKSLEELSALIEKKIKAIDAKEKTQLTIPKKKWKIERYIGLGLLVLLIPALVYTIYTFFFAMPKQEAYVEANKYYLNKQYSQVVDTLEKYPANQMPVSLQYELAISYVQTNQGSLLLDQHKKEITETYTLQTDPQYFLFWIHIGQGNSKEALDIARVLGDDRYIFTALVAYRNDIQNDDSLSAEEKQKQLDPIIKEMAKYEEKETTETSTSESSGASQTDETAEQKEQSKADQEKKEKEPEAKKKNSQTKKDE; encoded by the coding sequence ATGGCAGATAAAAAGAGTTCCTATTTAGAAGAACAATTAGAAGCAGTCATGAAAAAAGAGGGAGGCACCTATACCTTTATTTTTCAAAAAGAGACGATTAAACTCTTAGACGGTTTAGAAGCGGCACCGATCAAAGACATCAATCCTTCATTTCAGAAAGAGATTCAATTAACCGAAGATGAAGTCATCATTTCTATAAAACCGCCTCCTGCCTATCAGGAATTTCGTTTCATCCATGCAAAGGATGAAAAAAGCAAATGGATTTTTTCATATCAGCTTGTCGATGCAGTTTGCAAACACGACGTGAAGCGGCTGCATCTTATTGTTTCTCCTGAAAACATTGTATTTCATCAAGGCTTAACTCCTGCATTTTTGCATTATGGAGTTAAAGAAAGCATCCCGCCATATGAAACCGATAAGCATCGCCTGTTAAAAGAGGTCAAGGCTGTCGTTCTTCGAGTGATTGACCATGAATACCAATTTCAAGAATATGTGGCTTACAATGAAACGTTGAAATTATCTGAGCTGGCAAAAGAAATTAGTGAAACGAAGTCACTGGAAGAATTGTCAGCTTTGATTGAGAAAAAAATTAAAGCAATCGATGCGAAAGAAAAAACGCAATTAACCATTCCTAAAAAGAAATGGAAGATCGAGCGATACATCGGACTAGGTCTACTTGTCCTGTTAATCCCTGCATTGGTGTACACCATTTACACCTTCTTTTTTGCAATGCCGAAACAAGAAGCGTATGTCGAGGCAAACAAATATTATCTCAACAAGCAGTATAGTCAAGTGGTGGATACGTTAGAGAAATATCCAGCCAATCAAATGCCAGTCTCTCTTCAATATGAACTGGCCATTTCATATGTACAAACGAATCAAGGCAGTCTGTTACTTGATCAGCATAAAAAAGAAATCACGGAAACGTACACATTGCAAACAGATCCGCAATACTTCCTTTTTTGGATTCATATTGGACAAGGCAATAGCAAGGAAGCACTTGATATTGCACGGGTGCTTGGAGACGACAGGTACATATTCACGGCACTCGTCGCCTACCGCAATGACATTCAAAACGATGACAGCCTTTCTGCTGAAGAAAAACAAAAACAGCTAGATCCGATCATTAAGGAAATGGCGAAATATGAAGAAAAAGAAACAACGGAGACAAGCACGAGTGAATCCTCGGGCGCAAGCCAAACAGATGAAACAGCTGAACAAAAAGAGCAGTCAAAAGCCGATCAAGAGAAAAAAGAGAAAGAACCTGAAGCGAAAAAGAAAAACTCTCAGACGAAAAAAGATGAGTAA
- a CDS encoding ubiquitin — protein sequence MYIDITIDLKNYDGSVFDLRLSNYLHIKQVIHIAWQAKQISLPKREGGWVRVVNKKAVFSGEYKLSDCGITTGDRLEIL from the coding sequence GTGTATATCGATATTACCATCGACTTAAAAAATTATGATGGCAGTGTGTTTGATTTGAGACTATCAAATTATTTACATATTAAACAAGTCATCCATATCGCTTGGCAGGCAAAGCAAATCTCACTTCCAAAGAGAGAAGGCGGATGGGTGCGAGTGGTCAATAAGAAAGCTGTGTTTTCAGGCGAATATAAGCTGTCAGACTGTGGAATTACCACAGGAGACAGGCTGGAAATACTATGA